Proteins encoded by one window of Cucurbita pepo subsp. pepo cultivar mu-cu-16 chromosome LG14, ASM280686v2, whole genome shotgun sequence:
- the LOC111809798 gene encoding uncharacterized protein LOC111809798, with product MMFAINLRFPRVHGQIHNFQFQSWPSPALSRSRLPCQITYCRKKFSDADLASDLAMEVAKINTNLIQGEEAMTKSREILFTELCGFLGLKSEETKRCWKKMDEEAKLTLVKEFVSEWGFNFQPLSPRSAKEMVEEYVINGENSPAISSASSLISSLKKTMGL from the coding sequence ATGATGTTCGCAATCAATCTTCGTTTTCCTCGCGTCCATGGCCAGATCCACAATTTCCAATTTCAATCTTGGCCGTCGCCGGCCCTTTCTAGGAGTCGGCTGCCATGCCAGATCACCTACTGCAGAAAGAAATTCAGCGACGCGGATCTCGCCTCCGATCTCGCTATGGAAGTGGCGAAAATCAACACCAATTTGATTCAGGGAGAGGAGGCGATGACGAAGAGCAGAGAAATTTTGTTCACAGAGCTCTGCGGATTTCTAGGGCTAAAATCGGAGGAGACGAAGAGATGCTGGAAGAAGATGGACGAGGAGGCGAAATTGACATTGGTCAAAGAGTTTGTGTCCGAGTGGGGGTTCAATTTCCAACCATTGTCGCCTAGGTCTGCGAAGGAAATGGTGGAAGAATACGTTATTAATGGAGAAAATTCGCCGGCAATTTCTTCTGCTTCGTCGTTGATTTCTTCGTTGAAGAAAACGATGGGATTGTGA
- the LOC111810318 gene encoding proline iminopeptidase: MTMRLLGLCPNNSFAAPLLSFVSNSHYRHCPRLFPVSRVSNHFCVSGGKGLVLAAQFGYKSDSQSEFQRKDLMAGEKEIPGINKTPYPPIEPYSTGLLKVSDLHTIYWEQSGNPAGHPVVFLHGGPGGGTAPGNRRFFDPDFYRIILFDQRGAGKSTPHACLEDNTTWDLIDDIEKLREHLKIPEWQVFGGSWGSTLALAYSQTHPEKVTGLVLRGIFLLRKKEIDWFYEGGAAAIYPDAWETFRDLIPESERGCFVDAYCKRLNSSDMETQYAAARAWTKWEMMTAHLLPNEENIKRGEDDKFSLAFARIENHYFVNKGFFPSDSFLLDNIDKIRHINAVIVQGRYDVCCPMMSAWDLHKVWPEAELKIIPDAGHSANEPGVAAELVAANEKLKNILQKNGP; encoded by the exons ATGACGATGAGGTTGTTAGGCCTTTGCCCTAACAATTCCTTTGCTGCTCCTCTGCTCTCCTTCGTCTCCAATTCGCATTATCGTCACTGTCCTCGCCTCTTCCCCGTCTCTCGTGTTTCCAACCATTTCTGCGTATCAG GGGGAAAAGGTTTGGTGTTAGCAGCGCAGTTCGGCTATAAGAGCGATAGTCAGAGTGAGTTCCAACGAAAGGACTTGATGGCTGGAGAAAAGGAAATTCCAGGAATAAACAAAACCCCTTATCCACCTATTGAGCCATACAGTACTGGTCTTTTGAAAGTGTCGGATCTTCATACTATTTACTGGGAGCAATCTGGGAATCCCGCCGGTCAT CCAGTGGTCTTTCTACATGGGGGACCAGGGGGAGGAACTGCTCCAGGCAATAGAAGATTCTTTGACCCAGATTTTTATAGAATTATCTTGTTTGATCAG CGAGGTGCAGGGAAAAGTACCCCACATGCTTGCTTGGAGGACAATACCACGTGGGACCTCATTGATGACATTGAGAAGCTAAGGGAACACCTGAAAATTCCAGAATGGCAG GTCTTTGGAGGTTCCTGGGGTAGTACGTTGGCTCTTGCTTATAGTCAAACTCATCCTGAAAAG GTTACGGGATTAGTTCTTAGAGGGATCTTTCTTCTgcggaaaaaagaaattgattggTTTTATGAAGGTGGTGCAGCTGCTATATATCCTGATG CTTGGGAGACTTTTAGAGATCTTATTCCCGAAAGTGAGAGAGGATGTTTTGTTGATGCTTATTGTAAGAGATTAAATTCAAGTGATATGGAAACCCAA TATGCAGCTGCAAGAGCGTGGACCAAATGGGAAATGATGACTGCTCATCTTTTGCCAAATGaggaaaacattaaaagaggggaagatgataagttTTCATTG GCATTTGCAAGGATCGAAAACCATTACTTCGTAAATAAGGGGTTTTTCCCTTCTGATTCCTTTCTGCTAGATAATATTGACAAGATACGACATATCAATGCTGTAATTGTACAG GGAAGATATGACGTTTGCTGCCCAATGATGTCGGCTTGGGATCTTCATAAAGTGTGGCCCGAAGCTGAattaaag